A genomic stretch from Sphingobacterium sp. ML3W includes:
- a CDS encoding cupin domain-containing protein, translated as MKNLILAFGLLTTLVSTGAYAQQSGVKRTDLQKHTLEVAGYETIQARIDLEPGTAVGMHSHPGEEVIYVLEGTFEYQLEGDKPVILKAGEVLFIPAGKYHSAKNIGKSNASELATYIVKKDKPLLVFKK; from the coding sequence ATGAAAAATTTAATTTTAGCATTCGGATTATTGACAACATTGGTATCGACTGGAGCATATGCGCAGCAATCTGGCGTCAAGCGCACAGACCTTCAAAAACACACTCTGGAAGTTGCAGGATACGAAACAATCCAAGCACGGATAGACTTAGAACCAGGCACAGCTGTAGGAATGCATTCCCATCCGGGGGAAGAAGTTATCTATGTACTTGAAGGTACTTTTGAATACCAGTTGGAAGGCGATAAACCTGTTATTCTGAAGGCTGGTGAGGTACTTTTTATTCCAGCAGGAAAGTACCATTCGGCCAAGAATATTGGAAAAAGTAATGCATCAGAACTAGCAACTTATATTGTTAAGAAAGACAAGCCCCTGCTTGTGTTCAAAAAATGA
- a CDS encoding Crp/Fnr family transcriptional regulator → MNKNECLEILNKFVLCMHHTMENLRKHIEQITALTDEEFTYVSSMFTVKKLRKHQFLIQEESEVQNDYWVVKGLLKAYHIDEHGKMQILQFAMEDWWISDYRAYHFQTPATIVIDCIEDSELLVISKQNKENLCNHSHTMANFFRKKSNLGYVALQQRILLLLNRNPQDRYNRLFELCPRLLQRIPKTLLASYLGISRETLSRLQHP, encoded by the coding sequence ATGAATAAAAATGAATGTCTTGAAATTTTAAATAAATTTGTCCTTTGCATGCATCATACAATGGAAAATTTAAGGAAACATATTGAACAAATAACGGCTCTTACCGATGAAGAATTTACCTATGTCTCATCAATGTTTACTGTTAAAAAGCTTAGGAAACATCAGTTTTTGATACAGGAAGAAAGTGAGGTTCAGAATGATTATTGGGTGGTTAAAGGTTTGTTAAAAGCGTACCATATTGATGAACATGGAAAAATGCAAATTTTGCAATTCGCAATGGAAGATTGGTGGATTTCGGATTATCGAGCATATCATTTTCAGACCCCAGCAACCATTGTTATTGATTGCATAGAAGATTCGGAGCTACTTGTTATTTCCAAGCAAAACAAAGAAAACCTCTGTAACCATTCGCATACAATGGCCAATTTTTTTAGAAAAAAGTCAAATCTTGGATACGTTGCGCTTCAACAACGGATATTACTTCTGCTAAATAGAAATCCACAAGATCGTTATAATCGACTTTTTGAGCTCTGCCCTCGATTATTGCAAAGGATCCCGAAGACCTTACTTGCGTCATACCTTGGCATATCACGAGAAACTTTAAGTAGATTACAACATCCGTAA
- a CDS encoding helix-turn-helix domain-containing protein, which yields MIREFSFKQFGNLEFSKSSLQEHTLTEIDGHIKILFIPENAIIQVDFQEIEMKTDSLLFINPNVVLKPCETIGGQLMHFNKDFYCVEIHDQEVACDGILYNNVFEIPFINLNEEQSAEIQKIIRDIQVEMEQEDSSTEEMLRILLKMIILKSTRIWKKQHQLASGDQQADVQFLRKFSKLVEQHYKTRHTVADYADLLFITPKNLSKKIGLVSRETPNEIIKNRIILESKRLLAHTTMTVKEIAYSLNYEDDAYFIRFFIKNTGISPITFRKQFK from the coding sequence ATGATCCGGGAATTTTCATTCAAACAATTTGGTAACTTAGAATTTAGCAAATCGTCTTTACAAGAGCATACGTTAACTGAAATAGACGGACATATCAAGATTCTTTTTATTCCTGAAAATGCGATTATTCAAGTTGATTTTCAGGAAATTGAAATGAAAACTGATTCGCTGTTATTTATTAATCCCAATGTAGTCTTAAAGCCCTGCGAGACCATCGGTGGGCAACTGATGCACTTTAACAAAGATTTTTACTGTGTCGAAATTCATGATCAGGAAGTGGCTTGTGACGGTATTTTGTACAATAACGTCTTCGAAATCCCTTTTATTAATCTAAACGAAGAGCAGTCTGCTGAGATTCAAAAGATCATACGGGATATTCAGGTTGAAATGGAGCAGGAAGATTCGAGCACGGAAGAGATGTTAAGGATACTCTTAAAGATGATTATCCTTAAATCAACACGCATCTGGAAAAAGCAGCATCAGCTCGCCAGTGGAGATCAACAGGCCGACGTACAGTTCTTAAGAAAATTCAGCAAGCTGGTCGAACAGCATTATAAAACACGGCATACAGTTGCAGACTATGCAGATCTGCTCTTTATTACCCCTAAAAATTTGAGTAAAAAGATCGGATTGGTCAGTAGGGAAACTCCAAATGAAATTATTAAAAACCGGATCATTCTGGAAAGCAAACGCCTTTTGGCCCATACAACAATGACCGTAAAAGAGATCGCCTACAGCCTCAACTATGAGGACGATGCTTATTTTATCCGGTTTTTTATAAAGAATACGGGGATTTCACCGATTACGTTTAGAAAACAGTTCAAATGA
- a CDS encoding alpha/beta hydrolase, protein MNKFTVKDGTEIYFKDLGTGQPIFFHHGWPLSSDDWDAQMMFFLGKGYRVIAHDRRGHGRSTQTYQGNDMDTYAADVAELVAFLDLKNAIHVGHSTGGGEAIRYAAKYGQGRVSKVVLISAVTPYMIADENNPEGVPLAVFDDIRHNTLHNRQQFYQDLTIPFYGYNRAQAIVKKGIQDNWWRQGMMGGIKAHYDCVRVFSETDFTEDLKNVEMPVLVLHGDDDQIVPYRTTAVKAAELLKKGKLIIYPGFSHGMPTINADVINEDILAFIKA, encoded by the coding sequence ATGAACAAATTTACAGTAAAAGACGGAACAGAAATTTATTTCAAGGACTTAGGAACAGGACAACCTATTTTCTTCCACCATGGATGGCCATTATCATCTGATGACTGGGATGCACAGATGATGTTTTTTTTGGGAAAAGGCTACCGGGTAATTGCCCATGACCGAAGAGGTCACGGTAGATCGACGCAAACTTACCAAGGCAACGACATGGATACTTATGCTGCTGATGTGGCTGAGTTGGTTGCTTTTCTCGATCTAAAAAATGCCATACACGTTGGGCATTCGACCGGCGGCGGTGAAGCTATACGCTATGCCGCAAAATATGGTCAAGGCCGAGTTTCAAAAGTAGTCTTGATAAGCGCGGTTACTCCTTATATGATTGCGGATGAAAATAATCCAGAAGGAGTTCCTTTAGCCGTATTTGATGATATCCGTCACAATACATTGCACAACAGACAGCAGTTTTATCAGGATCTAACGATCCCTTTCTACGGTTATAATAGAGCGCAGGCGATCGTAAAAAAAGGGATACAGGACAATTGGTGGAGACAGGGTATGATGGGCGGTATAAAAGCGCATTACGACTGCGTCCGGGTATTTTCGGAAACGGATTTTACAGAAGATCTTAAAAATGTGGAAATGCCTGTGCTTGTCCTACATGGTGATGATGACCAAATCGTCCCTTATCGCACAACCGCTGTGAAAGCTGCAGAACTTCTCAAAAAAGGCAAGCTTATTATTTATCCCGGTTTTTCACATGGTATGCCGACCATCAATGCCGATGTAATCAACGAAGATATTCTGGCATTTATCAAAGCCTAG
- a CDS encoding alpha/beta hydrolase, which translates to MKKLVFAFTLFAALLSSTVFAQTKRAPASLGREEYIEVEKNVRLHVTDLGEGQPLVLIHGWPLSDAMYEYQYADFLQKGYRVIGITLRGFGLSDKPAGKYNYDVFADDIKVVLDKLKIENATIGGFSMGGATVVHYVAKYNAAHIAKMALFGAAAPIWTKRADFNYGLWTKEDVNGLITLNNTNRPELFATFGKIFPANENSVSAGHAAWLGSIQAQASPYAMGEGLKTLRDTDLREDLKKITVPTLILHGKLDKICSYDLAEQMRTLLKNSTLIPFEKSGHALFIEEPEKFNTELSNFIQK; encoded by the coding sequence ATGAAAAAGTTAGTTTTCGCATTTACACTGTTTGCAGCCTTATTGTCCAGTACAGTATTTGCACAGACCAAAAGAGCCCCCGCATCATTGGGTCGGGAAGAATACATAGAGGTAGAGAAAAATGTCCGGTTACATGTAACGGATCTCGGAGAGGGCCAGCCCCTTGTTTTAATTCACGGCTGGCCGTTGAGTGATGCCATGTACGAATATCAATATGCTGATTTCCTACAGAAAGGTTATCGCGTGATCGGCATTACCCTGAGGGGCTTTGGACTATCTGATAAGCCGGCGGGAAAATATAATTACGATGTTTTCGCGGATGATATTAAAGTGGTACTCGATAAGTTGAAAATTGAAAATGCAACAATAGGCGGTTTCTCCATGGGGGGTGCTACCGTCGTCCATTATGTTGCGAAATACAATGCTGCCCATATTGCTAAAATGGCACTTTTTGGCGCAGCGGCGCCAATCTGGACGAAACGTGCTGACTTTAATTATGGTCTATGGACCAAAGAGGATGTCAATGGCTTGATCACCCTTAACAATACCAATCGTCCGGAGCTATTTGCAACATTTGGTAAAATATTCCCTGCCAATGAGAACAGTGTATCTGCTGGCCATGCTGCTTGGCTGGGAAGTATACAGGCTCAGGCTTCCCCTTATGCAATGGGGGAAGGACTAAAGACTTTAAGGGATACTGACCTGCGTGAGGACCTGAAAAAAATAACAGTCCCGACATTAATCCTCCATGGAAAGCTTGATAAAATCTGTTCCTACGACCTTGCCGAGCAGATGAGAACTTTGCTCAAAAATTCAACCTTAATTCCATTCGAAAAAAGTGGTCATGCGCTTTTTATCGAAGAACCGGAAAAATTCAACACTGAACTATCTAATTTCATTCAAAAATAG
- a CDS encoding Rid family detoxifying hydrolase: MNKLLLFLPVFLMISCSLKKDITIISYADLPKPIGPYNHSTSYGNLIFVSGQIGVDPKTNTLKHGIEEQTVQIFKNLKTILENNNSDLQHITKTTIFMTDIKQFENVNKIYSTYFNNRFPARSTIEVVALPMNAGIEIECIAIKKPF, from the coding sequence ATGAATAAGCTCTTATTATTTCTACCGGTATTTTTAATGATTTCTTGTAGCCTAAAAAAAGACATCACAATTATCAGCTATGCTGACTTACCAAAACCAATTGGCCCTTATAACCATTCCACGAGCTACGGCAATCTGATATTTGTATCGGGTCAGATAGGGGTGGATCCAAAAACAAATACCCTTAAGCACGGAATTGAAGAACAAACGGTTCAGATCTTTAAAAATTTAAAGACCATTCTTGAAAACAATAATTCAGATTTACAACATATAACCAAGACTACGATTTTTATGACGGACATAAAGCAATTCGAGAATGTTAATAAAATATACAGTACTTATTTTAACAATCGTTTCCCTGCTAGGAGTACCATAGAAGTAGTTGCATTACCCATGAATGCAGGCATAGAAATAGAATGTATAGCGATTAAGAAACCGTTCTAA
- the gndA gene encoding NADP-dependent phosphogluconate dehydrogenase: protein MEKYNYGVIGLGVMGRNLLYNIADNGFSAVGFDLDEEKVIELRKGVASGTKVVGSVSLEEFVLSLDSPRKIILMVPAGKPVDAVLESITPLLSPKDIVIDAGNSYFKDTERRIADLASKNLHFMGMGVSGGEQGARRGPSIMPGGDLEVFNLVKPMLEVISAKVNGEPCTAYMGKGAAGNYVKMVHNGIEYAIMQLISEAYDLLRKGVNLTNEQLYEVFKRWNEGEMNSFLIEITRDIFQQKDDVTDGFLVDKILDKAGAKGTGKWTSEQAMEIGVSIPTIDIAVTSRILSAYKDERVKASQLYAKEEVKTPENTELFIKEVGDALYLSTLISYAQGLALLVKASEEYQFEIPLKDVVKIWRGGCIIRSVLLEKFYLAYSKYENLSNILLDQEISEIVKDKISSLRKTAAFAVSNGIPSLGIQSALGYFEAYTTASLPVNLLQAQRDYFGAHTYQRTDREGVFHTSWQNLNN, encoded by the coding sequence ATGGAAAAGTATAATTACGGAGTCATTGGTCTGGGTGTAATGGGAAGAAATCTGCTTTACAATATTGCCGATAATGGTTTTTCTGCCGTAGGATTCGATTTAGATGAAGAAAAGGTAATAGAACTTCGTAAAGGAGTGGCTTCAGGTACAAAGGTTGTTGGATCTGTTTCTCTAGAGGAATTTGTGCTAAGTTTAGACAGTCCGCGAAAAATTATTTTGATGGTTCCTGCAGGCAAACCAGTTGATGCTGTTCTTGAAAGCATAACACCGCTTCTGAGTCCAAAAGATATTGTAATTGATGCGGGAAATTCTTATTTCAAAGATACCGAGAGACGTATAGCTGATTTGGCTTCTAAAAACCTTCATTTTATGGGAATGGGAGTTTCTGGAGGAGAGCAGGGCGCAAGAAGAGGACCGAGTATTATGCCGGGTGGAGATTTGGAAGTTTTCAATTTGGTGAAGCCCATGCTGGAAGTTATTTCGGCAAAAGTAAACGGAGAACCTTGCACCGCTTATATGGGGAAAGGAGCTGCAGGGAATTATGTTAAAATGGTTCACAACGGAATTGAATATGCCATCATGCAGTTAATCAGTGAAGCATACGATTTACTGAGAAAAGGAGTTAATCTCACCAATGAACAATTATATGAAGTTTTCAAAAGATGGAATGAAGGCGAGATGAATTCTTTTCTTATTGAAATAACAAGAGATATTTTCCAGCAAAAAGATGATGTAACAGACGGTTTTCTTGTCGACAAGATTTTAGATAAAGCAGGAGCAAAAGGAACCGGAAAATGGACCTCCGAGCAGGCTATGGAAATTGGTGTGTCTATTCCAACCATCGATATTGCAGTAACATCAAGAATTTTATCCGCTTACAAAGATGAGCGAGTGAAAGCATCTCAATTATATGCTAAAGAAGAAGTAAAAACTCCTGAAAATACAGAATTGTTCATCAAAGAGGTGGGGGATGCTTTGTATTTATCTACTTTAATCAGTTATGCTCAAGGTTTGGCATTATTGGTAAAAGCTTCTGAAGAATATCAGTTTGAAATTCCGTTAAAAGATGTTGTTAAAATCTGGAGGGGTGGATGTATCATCCGTTCTGTTCTATTGGAAAAATTTTATCTGGCTTATTCAAAATACGAGAACTTATCTAATATTTTATTGGATCAGGAAATTTCAGAAATTGTAAAAGATAAAATTTCGTCATTAAGAAAAACAGCTGCTTTTGCTGTATCAAACGGAATTCCAAGCTTAGGAATTCAGTCGGCTCTAGGGTATTTCGAAGCTTACACCACAGCATCTTTGCCTGTAAACTTGCTTCAGGCTCAGCGTGATTATTTTGGTGCGCACACTTACCAAAGAACTGACAGAGAAGGAGTCTTTCATACTTCATGGCAAAACCTAAATAACTAA
- the zwf gene encoding glucose-6-phosphate dehydrogenase, translating to MSDNTVLHPTTIVIFGATGDLAKRKLFPAFYNLYIDGRMPKGFNILALGRAENTDEKFSAYIKENLESFSRKTVIKEDWAGFQAHISYFQHQLDEESSYQNLYQKLENFDKVYGMRGNRLFYLSIAPNFVSVISNHLKNTSIASDPATDRIIIEKPFGHNKESAIELNNLLSQTFQEEQIYRIDHYLGKETVQNILAFRFGNSIFEPLWNHRHIESVQITVAEEVGVETRASFYEQTGALRDMIQNHLLQILCMVAMEPPASLESGEIRDRKVDVLKSIRRISPEKVDHYAVRGQYGRGKVNGLKVNGYRQEEGIAPDSNTETFVAIKFYLDNERWEDVPFYVRTGKKMKEKHSYITIQFKPLPNSTFSESTSLLSANRLVINIQPQMDIRLQFMSKKPGLSLELKPVEMIFDNFACQTDTPEAYETLLLEALVGDLTLFMRSDQVEEAWDVIKTIQETWEKTKDPSFPNYASGNWGPDDSDALVERQGHQWV from the coding sequence ATGAGTGACAATACAGTCCTGCATCCAACAACGATCGTTATTTTTGGTGCAACAGGGGATTTGGCAAAAAGAAAGCTTTTTCCTGCATTTTACAATTTATATATCGATGGCAGAATGCCAAAAGGTTTTAATATTTTAGCTTTAGGAAGAGCCGAAAATACGGATGAAAAATTCAGCGCTTATATTAAAGAAAATCTGGAGAGTTTTTCCAGGAAGACTGTAATCAAGGAAGATTGGGCTGGCTTTCAGGCTCACATCAGCTATTTTCAGCATCAGCTTGATGAAGAAAGCTCTTATCAGAATTTATATCAGAAACTGGAAAATTTTGATAAGGTGTACGGAATGAGAGGAAACAGACTTTTCTATTTGTCCATTGCACCAAACTTTGTATCGGTAATTTCAAATCATCTTAAAAATACGTCAATAGCATCTGATCCTGCAACAGATCGAATTATTATCGAAAAACCTTTTGGTCACAATAAAGAATCTGCCATTGAGCTGAATAATCTTCTTTCACAAACTTTCCAGGAAGAACAGATTTATCGTATCGATCATTATTTAGGTAAAGAAACAGTTCAGAATATTTTGGCGTTCAGGTTCGGAAATTCAATTTTTGAACCACTTTGGAACCACAGACATATAGAATCGGTGCAGATTACAGTTGCCGAAGAAGTAGGAGTGGAAACAAGAGCCAGTTTTTATGAGCAGACAGGAGCTTTGCGCGATATGATTCAGAACCATCTTTTGCAAATTCTTTGCATGGTTGCTATGGAACCTCCGGCCTCACTCGAATCAGGTGAGATCAGGGATCGTAAAGTTGATGTTTTAAAATCCATCCGTAGGATTTCTCCCGAAAAAGTAGATCATTATGCGGTAAGAGGACAGTACGGACGAGGCAAAGTAAATGGACTAAAAGTAAATGGCTATCGCCAGGAAGAGGGAATTGCTCCTGATTCCAATACGGAAACATTTGTCGCTATTAAGTTTTATCTGGATAATGAAAGATGGGAGGATGTTCCTTTTTATGTTCGTACCGGGAAGAAGATGAAAGAAAAGCATTCTTATATAACGATTCAGTTTAAGCCACTTCCAAATTCTACGTTTTCAGAAAGCACTTCGCTTCTGTCTGCTAACCGATTGGTTATTAATATTCAGCCACAAATGGACATCAGATTGCAGTTTATGTCTAAAAAGCCAGGCTTGTCTTTAGAGCTTAAACCTGTGGAAATGATTTTCGATAATTTTGCCTGTCAGACCGATACTCCCGAAGCTTATGAAACTCTTTTATTGGAAGCACTTGTGGGAGACCTTACACTGTTTATGCGCTCTGATCAGGTCGAAGAAGCTTGGGATGTGATAAAAACGATTCAGGAAACCTGGGAAAAAACCAAAGACCCATCTTTCCCAAATTATGCTTCGGGAAACTGGGGACCTGATGACAGTGATGCACTGGTAGAGCGGCAGGGACATCAGTGGGTTTAA
- the pgl gene encoding 6-phosphogluconolactonase produces the protein MNITIFNNLDALYKKTADTFVELSKQAIQRHDKFVVALSGGSSPKAIFSLLATPEYADKIIWDKIYFFWVDERWVPLEDEKSNFKMTLEVLLNKVPVNENQIFPMYKDGIEPENYAKEYEAQIRNVLGADGIFDFILLGMGDDGHTASLFPGEKILQEKEKWVDAYYLKPQEMFRITLTEPIINKAENILIVTFGKSKKNALNEVLNGVYNPELYPLQLIERKAGVQIFTDKEAGI, from the coding sequence ATGAATATTACAATATTTAATAATCTGGATGCTTTATATAAAAAAACAGCTGATACATTTGTTGAGCTTTCGAAACAAGCAATCCAGAGGCATGATAAATTTGTGGTTGCGTTGAGTGGAGGCTCTTCACCGAAAGCCATCTTTAGTTTATTAGCTACTCCCGAATATGCAGATAAAATAATTTGGGACAAAATCTATTTTTTTTGGGTAGATGAAAGATGGGTTCCTCTTGAAGATGAGAAAAGTAATTTTAAGATGACTTTGGAAGTACTTTTGAATAAAGTTCCAGTCAATGAAAATCAGATTTTCCCCATGTATAAAGACGGAATTGAGCCTGAAAATTATGCTAAAGAATACGAAGCTCAAATCAGAAATGTTTTGGGAGCTGACGGTATTTTTGATTTCATCCTTTTAGGAATGGGTGATGATGGGCACACAGCTTCTCTTTTTCCAGGTGAAAAGATTTTACAAGAAAAAGAAAAATGGGTTGATGCCTACTATTTAAAGCCACAGGAAATGTTCAGAATTACGTTGACTGAACCTATCATCAATAAAGCTGAAAATATTCTGATTGTTACATTTGGTAAATCCAAGAAAAACGCTTTGAATGAAGTTCTTAATGGTGTATATAATCCTGAACTATATCCGCTACAGTTAATTGAAAGGAAAGCAGGAGTCCAGATTTTTACTGATAAAGAAGCTGGAATTTAA
- a CDS encoding alpha/beta hydrolase gives MKTIRKFTITGALCVSLFSAVTISCSDDNEFPTEQESSLANHNNAKTNFISVKGVEFAYRSWGKEGGIPLVLLPGTGGSMDDWDPAVTNGLAKQYKIIIFDNKGVASSKGTTPNSVQAMANDAIDFIKAMNLGTVNIMGFSMGGFVAQRIVLTDPAIVNKIILVDSGPKGAIGLANLPNIVAGTAGLTAEESYLKFGFTDSQASIAAGKASFARVHLRAVDRDPALSDATSTAQFTAVLAWAQPDANALEEIKTIKKPVLIIHGDKDLPISVQNAYNMKQTLENALLIEFSDSGHAAFYQNHEAFLIKALEFLAQ, from the coding sequence ATGAAAACAATTAGAAAATTTACAATCACAGGCGCATTATGTGTATCCCTTTTTTCCGCTGTAACAATTTCATGTAGTGATGACAACGAGTTTCCGACTGAACAGGAGTCGTCGCTGGCAAATCATAACAATGCAAAAACTAACTTTATCAGCGTGAAAGGAGTAGAGTTTGCTTATCGCAGCTGGGGTAAGGAAGGAGGGATACCTCTAGTGTTATTGCCAGGAACTGGTGGTTCTATGGACGATTGGGATCCCGCGGTGACCAATGGACTCGCAAAACAATATAAAATAATCATTTTTGATAACAAGGGAGTGGCTTCATCCAAAGGGACAACTCCTAATTCAGTCCAAGCAATGGCTAATGACGCTATTGATTTTATCAAAGCAATGAACCTTGGAACCGTAAATATCATGGGATTCTCAATGGGAGGATTTGTCGCCCAAAGAATTGTGTTAACAGATCCAGCAATAGTTAATAAGATTATTTTGGTTGATAGTGGACCTAAAGGAGCAATCGGTCTTGCAAATCTTCCAAATATTGTTGCAGGAACTGCTGGACTTACCGCAGAAGAATCCTACTTAAAATTCGGATTTACTGATTCACAAGCAAGCATTGCGGCAGGAAAAGCGTCGTTTGCCCGTGTACATCTACGTGCTGTTGATCGAGATCCGGCACTAAGTGATGCTACTTCAACTGCTCAATTTACTGCGGTACTAGCATGGGCGCAACCTGATGCAAATGCGCTTGAGGAAATTAAAACCATTAAAAAACCTGTTCTAATCATTCATGGCGATAAGGATCTTCCAATTTCTGTTCAAAATGCCTATAATATGAAACAAACTTTAGAGAACGCTTTACTAATTGAGTTTTCAGATTCTGGACATGCGGCTTTTTATCAGAATCATGAAGCATTCTTAATAAAAGCACTTGAATTTTTAGCACAATAA
- a CDS encoding LytTR family DNA-binding domain-containing protein: MNILIIEDEIKAARSLENLILHLQPGSRILAKIQSVEGAIDYLSNNPSPELIFMDIQLSDGISFDIFKAVKIVCPVIFCTAFGEYAMEAIKENGIDYLLKPFSEDDLKNAFEKVHNFKNIFQKTSANDLVDIISRINDQESKKTSFLVFKNNKYLTVKTDDIAYIYINYTSPSLVTFKGEQYDVNQSLDHLGSILSDKQFFRLNRQYLINFSAVKEVEHYFGRKLFVKLTVPTEEKLLIGKDKTAMFLNWLEER, from the coding sequence ATGAACATCCTAATAATTGAAGACGAAATTAAAGCTGCACGTTCACTTGAAAATCTGATATTACATTTGCAGCCAGGTTCTCGGATTCTGGCAAAGATCCAAAGTGTCGAAGGTGCTATAGACTATTTGTCCAATAACCCATCGCCAGAGCTTATTTTTATGGATATCCAGCTTTCCGATGGTATTAGCTTTGACATCTTTAAAGCTGTTAAAATCGTATGTCCAGTAATTTTTTGCACAGCTTTCGGTGAATACGCGATGGAAGCTATTAAAGAAAACGGGATTGATTATCTGCTCAAACCATTCTCGGAAGATGATCTAAAAAATGCCTTTGAGAAAGTGCATAATTTTAAAAATATTTTCCAGAAAACCTCTGCCAATGATCTTGTAGATATAATCAGTCGGATCAACGATCAAGAAAGCAAGAAAACGAGTTTCCTGGTTTTTAAAAATAATAAATACCTTACAGTCAAAACGGATGATATCGCCTATATTTATATCAACTATACCTCCCCTTCCCTTGTAACCTTTAAAGGCGAACAATATGATGTTAACCAATCTTTGGATCATTTGGGAAGCATCCTTTCCGATAAACAGTTTTTTAGACTCAACAGACAGTATCTCATCAATTTTTCTGCCGTAAAGGAAGTTGAGCATTATTTTGGAAGAAAACTCTTTGTAAAACTGACCGTTCCAACAGAAGAAAAACTTTTGATCGGCAAAGATAAAACCGCCATGTTCCTGAATTGGCTAGAAGAACGTTAG
- a CDS encoding histidine kinase, which translates to MFKPKKQIPFEISGRLIWISSISLGILTSIPKIVDHHFVVAEGIADFAVTSGFALLIWYYNIYSIPAYTKKTGSKKVLSGQLFRGLGVGLILMFFLSSIQYYILSHLNFGPQILMYEVRGILINLTFYMFIHILYQTYLNQQFVRELERSMAANLEAQYELLKQQVNPHFLFNSLNTLKYMVESHDEQSSEFILKLADFYRFTLGSLKLKVLTLKEELAIMESYVYLLKARFEEGLFVTQNLGIDSYDTYIPPFTLQLLVENCIKHNIVSLEKPLYIAIYQEEDYLVIENNLQERKIPEPSTGMGLKNINQRYLHLTQKNIIITATDEKFTIKLPILYEHPNN; encoded by the coding sequence ATGTTTAAACCCAAAAAGCAAATACCTTTTGAAATTTCAGGTCGTCTGATATGGATTAGTTCGATTTCATTGGGAATATTAACCTCAATCCCTAAAATTGTAGACCATCACTTTGTTGTGGCCGAGGGTATAGCCGATTTTGCTGTAACATCCGGTTTTGCCTTATTAATCTGGTATTATAATATCTATTCGATACCTGCTTATACAAAGAAAACAGGCAGTAAAAAAGTACTGTCAGGTCAGCTGTTTAGGGGATTGGGAGTGGGTTTAATACTGATGTTTTTCCTTTCTTCTATTCAATACTACATTCTATCTCACCTAAATTTCGGCCCCCAAATATTAATGTACGAGGTAAGAGGGATATTGATCAACCTAACGTTTTATATGTTTATCCATATATTATACCAGACTTATCTTAATCAACAATTCGTACGCGAACTGGAACGTTCGATGGCTGCAAATCTTGAAGCACAATATGAACTTTTAAAACAACAGGTAAATCCCCATTTTCTTTTTAATAGTCTCAACACCCTAAAATATATGGTAGAGAGCCATGATGAGCAATCTTCGGAATTTATCTTAAAACTTGCTGACTTCTATAGATTTACTCTTGGAAGTCTAAAGCTTAAAGTCCTAACATTAAAAGAAGAACTGGCCATTATGGAATCGTACGTATATCTATTGAAAGCCCGTTTTGAAGAAGGCCTTTTTGTGACACAAAATCTTGGAATTGATAGCTATGACACTTACATCCCTCCTTTTACACTGCAGCTATTAGTAGAAAACTGCATCAAACATAATATTGTTTCGTTGGAGAAACCGCTTTACATTGCGATCTATCAGGAAGAAGATTATTTGGTCATTGAGAATAACCTGCAGGAAAGGAAAATTCCTGAACCTTCCACCGGAATGGGACTCAAAAATATCAATCAACGGTACCTCCATCTCACCCAAAAAAATATTATCATTACGGCAACAGACGAAAAATTCACCATAAAACTTCCCATATTATATGAACATCCTAATAATTGA